Genomic segment of Salvia hispanica cultivar TCC Black 2014 chromosome 2, UniMelb_Shisp_WGS_1.0, whole genome shotgun sequence:
TTTTCTGGGTCCATCAGCTGCCTAATTGCACTCTCTATCGTTCCTGCAGACACAATCACACCACTATCCTTCCTGTAGTCAATCTTGATCTCAACGGCCATTTCATACTCTTTGACTAGCTGGAATGCATTGGCCTGCTGCTCTGCAAACAGCGGCCATGCTGCTACAGGCACTCCGCACCACACACTTTCCAGAATCGAGTTCCACCCACAGTGCGACACAAATACTCCCACAGCAGGGTGAGACAGCACAGCCATCTGGGGTGCCCACCCGATCACCTTCCCGATTCCATTAGTAGTTCTGAGGAACCCTTCAGGCAATACTTGTTCAGGGTCCTCATATTCCCCTGGAAACTCAATTGTACCTTCAGGAGGTGGCTTTCTCAACGACCACAGAAACCGGACTCCACTCTGCTCCAGCGCAGTAGCAATTTCCTTCACCTGATCGCCCTCAAAACTTCCATTGGTGCCAAAGCAGAGAAACACGACTGATGAATGGGGCTGCTCGTCCAGCCACGCGATGATCTCCTCACGCTTCCTCTTGTTCTCATCAGTTTCTTCACCTCCCCCTTGAATCATCGGCCCTAATGGATAAACAGGTGGAATTCTGGGATCAGCAGAGAGCGAGCTAATTGCGTGGTGCTCGAATTCAAGAAAGGTGTTGACGATGATCCCTCTGCTCTCTCTGTATCTTCTGATAAAATCTAGAAAACCAGTCTCCTTGTCGAATACTCTAGCAGGCCACACTTTTGCAGGTACTGGATTAACATAAGTCGGAATAGAGATCTCCACATCGGAATCCTCGTACTCTTTCAAGTTTTTGCCATGATCATCTCTCAAGCTCTGGAGGTGCAACATAAGCCCAAGAGGAGCTGATCCACTGGGGAAGAAGATGTAAGCCGGGGCGCAGAGCTCATTAGCCACATCAATCATGGGAGTGCAGAACATGTCGAGCACGAAACCAGCAAGTCTCCCTTTCTGGCTCTCCATCATCTCCACCACTGCATCTCTGGCCAGACCCTTCTGGCTCTCCAAGAACAGAAGCGTATGGTTCTTGGCTCCGATCAACCCTGATGTGATGGAATTGTTTTCTTGCAGGTGTAGGAAGTTGATCCGAGGGTGGGGCGAATTGTTAGTGTAGGAACTGATCTTGGTGTCCATGGGAAGTTTCATAAGTAGGATGGTGATGGAGAGGCGGTCGTTTCGATCGGCGAGGAGCTTGGCAGTGTCAACTGCTGACACCAGGTGGCTCATTACAGGGAATGGAATGAACACCAAGGTTGTTTTGGCATCTGCAGACATCTTTTCTTTGCTGGCAATTTCAAGTGTTAAAAGGTTTGAAGTTATTATATGAGTACTCCATAAGATATACTCCACTAGTAGTATTTGAATAGTCATAATTTAGGCAGAAAGCATTGCTGTCGATCAGTCAATGGAGTCATGGTACATGTATTATTGCACACTATAGAGATGAGTCAAAGTGTAGCACCCCAGACTTTTCCTCTCAATCTATATCTGAAAGAACGTTACGTCTAATATTGTTTTAAGCCGAAATTTtacctttatttattttctactatGATTAATGGAATAGGcataagttttaataaaaattggacCAAgaactattttattcttttaccAGCCCATTTcatatccaattatttttgagCAGTTTCCACTTTGCTAAATTTTTCTCAACACCAATCTGTTACAACCATCCTTCAAAATCTCAACTATCTTACATATTTCACGTTCCCACAATCTGGCACCACATTCATTCAATATGAAAGTATCATAAAATAGAGCTAACAAAACGAAGTTGATGATTTGAAGAATCAAGCACAGTTTAATTGGTAATGCGTAGTAGTAGtaggagtacaatttataaGAGAGtcaatgtaaaaaaataaaagaaaagttggtaaACTATACGataaaacaacaataatatgATGAGTATTCGGTTGGCTAATAAACCaatagtagaaaataaatgtatcaaaattcatacacattatattgacaCAGCAAATTTTCTCAACTCACTACtaattataaatcaattaagattaaaaaaacatgaatttggATGTGTGGTTGATTGCGCACAACGAGCCATAATCGTATTCACGAAGAGCACGGTAACATGAATTCCTGGTGAGATTACACTTGCTAGAGCAGTATCAGGTTGTAAGGGGATTGAGTTGATGATACAAAATAATAGAGCGCCAAGTTGTTgatttgaagaaataaaattcgtTACCTTAATAGGAGTGCAACTGTTCCATCTTCAACTTTGTTTCCACCCAAACGAAGAAAAGGAGATAAAAGTAATGGTAAAAATGAGGGTATGGGAAGAAGCGGTTATCAAGGAGTGGGGAAGTTTTCAGTACCGCAGCTccataaatatgtaattacaAAAAGAATTCTTCAGCTTTTATAACTAAAATCACGTTGccttttagtaaaaaaaacataattttatttaaataatactccctccgcccgcaaataagagtcccgtttttccattttaatccgtccgcgaataagagtcccggttcacttttaccataaatgttaatagggtcccacattccactaactcattccactcacatttcatttaaaactaatatatacaagtgagacccattttctacccatttttcttcatttcttaaaatccgtgccgctGTAAAATAAGACTCCTaattaagtagtactactatctattttaaaatgatatttccTTAAATATCCCaaaagtcacattttataTGTTGTATAGATATAAAATGGGATTCCTAATAGAGTAgtatctattttaaaatgaaaaaatggaactCCTAATAGAGTAgtatctattttaaaatgatattccctccgtttcatagtaatggagacaaaacttttcgtcacggagattaagaaaaattgtgttaggtgagttaagtaaagagagaataaagtgaaaaatgaaaaaaggtagagagatgaagatagaaaaaagtaagagagagtaaattaggtgtggaaaaatgtgttgacttttactaaaaagggaaattactctattactatggaacggaggaagtatttccTTAAATATCCTAAAACtcaccttttatatattgtatagattagATATGGAATAATAATCTCTCTTCGCTCTACAGAAGGTGTAATTTCTTCGGAATTTTCTGTGTATGTGATCTGCCAACCACATGTTTGGGAAAATTCCGCATCGGTAAGATCCTTTCTCTCCttagatatatttatttttctgcatTGTTTAAATAGTATTAGTTAGTTTCTCCATCTGGATATACCCTCTCTTACAATCTTCTTGTTGCCAGTTACTAGTTAttcaacaatcaaaataaacaagtTCGCCTAAATGCATTCAATTCCCGAGTTTAAAAAAAGAGTGAGATTCATGAAATGCTGCTTAATCAAATGCTATTTATGGGAACTCTAATTGGAACCAAGACTCTTGCCAAATTGTATATACATTGATTGTCTTTGTTCTTGATGATACACATTGGCTGAATTGTTATTGTCTTAAACATCTTGAATTAGTCATTGGCATTATTAGCATTACGAAAGTTTGCCATAATAGAAAAACGGAATCGTCAGGGTCATCCTAGGCCCGACTCTAACCTGAGTCCTTCCAGGCTCGACCCTAACTAGGGCTCATCCAGACCCGAACATGGGCTAGTTTCTGTAGATAGATATACCCTATTTTACTCTCTACTTATGTCCAATTACTAGTAATTCAAcaatcaaaagaaacaagattgccaaaaccaaaatgcattcgattcatatgcatataataCAATGAGAACCTCTAACACAAGTGTAGAGAAACAAGACTGAGATTTAGGAAATGCTGTTTCAGTTTCTTGCAAATGCTATGACTGGGAGCTCTCAATCTAGTACATTCACTTCACCAGACAGGCTAGACTTCAATGAGTATTATCCATGACATTTTCTATCAGATGACCTAAGAAGTTATAGGACGAGCCTCCTTCTTCAAGGGCCAGTCTACTCTTGTTGTGCAGCTCTTTCACTTTAAGTCGGATCTTGTTCTCCGGGTCCATTAGCTGCCTAATTGCACTCTCTATCGTTCCTGCACCCACAATAACATTACTTTCCTTCCTGTAATCAATTTTGATCTCAACCGCCATTTCGAACTCTTTGACTAGCAGGAATGCATTGGTCTGCTGCTCTGCATACAGCGGCCATGCTGCCACAGGCACTCCACACCACACACTTTCCAGAGTCGAGTTCCATCCACAGTGCGACACAAATCCTCCCACAGCAGGGTGAGACAGCACAGCCAACTGGGGGGCCCACCCGATCACCTTCCCGATTCCATTAGTATTTCTGAGGAACCCTTCTGGCAGTACTTGTTCAGGGTCCTCATATTCCCCTGGAAACTCAATTGTACCTTCAGGAGGTGGCTTTCTCAATGACCACAGAAACCGGACTCCACTCTGCTCCAGCGCAGTAGCAATTTCCTTCACCTGATCGCCCTCAAAACTTCCGTTGGTGCCAAAGCAGAGGAACACAACTGATGAATGGGGCTGTTTGTCCAGCCATGCAGTGATCTCCTCACGCCTCCTCTTGTTCTCATCAGTTTCTTCACCTCCCCCTTGAATCATCGGCCCTAATGGATAAACTGGTGGAATTCTGGCATCAGCAGAGAGCGAGCTAATTGCGTGGTGCTCGAGTTCAAGAAAGGTGTTGACGATGATCCCTCTGCTCTCTCTGTACCTTCTGACAAAATCTAGAAAACCAGTCTCCTTGTCGAATACTTTAGCAGGCCACACTTTTGCAGGTACTGGATTAACATAAGTCGGAATGCAGATCTCCACATCTGAATCCTCGTACTCTTTCAAGTTTTTGCCATGATCGTCGCTCAAGCTCTGGAGGTGCAACACAAGCCCAAGAAAAGCTGATCCACTGGGGAAGAAGATGTAAGCTGGGGCACCGAGCTCATTAGCCACATCAATCATGGGAGTGCAGAACATGTCGAGCACGAAACCAGCAAGTCTCCCTTTCTGGCTCTCCATCATCTCCGCCACTGCATCTCTGGCCAGACCCTTCTGGCTCTCCACGAACAGAAGCGTCCGGTTCTTGGCTCCGATCAACCCTGATGTGACAGACTTGTTTTCTTGCAGGTGTAGGAAGTTGATCCGTGGGTGGGGAGAATTGTTAGTGTATGAACTGATCTTGGTGTCCACGGGAAGCTTCATAAGTAGGATGGTAATGGAGAGGCGGTCGTCTCGATCGGCGAGGAGCTTCGCAGTGTCTACTGCTGACACCAGGTGGCTCATTATAGGGAATGGAATGAACACCAAGGTTGCTTTGGCATCTGCAGTCATCTTTTCTTGGCTGACAACAAATTTAGTGGAATTTTAAGTGTTTATAGGTTTGAAGTTAttacatggagtatttataTGATGTAGTAATATACTGTATTAAGTTTTTGAATAGTCATAATTCTTAGGAAGTAAGTATTGGATAAACGTCATGGCTTTGCTGTCAATGGAGTCATTGTATATGTATTATTGCTCATTTCAGAGATGGGTCAAAGGGAAGTCGTTgtctctatttatttaattattgctttaTCTAATTCCAACACCTTCACAGAACATCTTGAGAGCAGCAGCCAGAGTGATGCCAAGCAGTAATCTTCttttttctacctttttctgttacttttacactttttttttatttaataaattcattaGATTAGTTTTCTTGTACATATTTTGCTTTGCATCAGTTTTctgtaattaaatatacacTCTTTTACTCCACTTACTAGTAGTTCATGAATCCAAAGTTACAACACCAAAATGCAGTTGCTGTGAATAATAGCACTTTCACTAGAACAGAAAATGCTATTTTAGCTTCTGGTAAATGTTAAGTATTCTGACTAGAACTAGTTCATGGGACTCATAGCGAAGAACTTACATTCATTAAGCCATTCACTTCACCAACTATGCTACTACTAAAGGACGAATCTCCGAGAGTAATCATCCATGACATTTTCGAGTAGATGACCTAAGAAGGTATAGGACGAGCCACCTTCCACAAGGGGTGTCCTACTACTGCCGTGCACCTCTTTCACCTAAGTCGGATCTTGTTCTCCGGTTCCTCCTGCCTGATTGCATTCTCTATTTTCCTGCAGGCACAATCACATCAGTATTCTTCCTGTAGTCCATCTTGATCTCAATGGCCATTTCAAACTCTTTCACTAGAAGGAATGCATTGGCCTGCTGTTCTGCATACAAATGGAACCATCCACAGGTCCAAAGCAGAAGAGCACCACTAATGAGTGTGGTTGTTCATTCAGCCACGCGATGATTTCCTAGTACTTCCACATGTCCTTATCAGTTTCTTCACCTCCCCCTTGAATCGTTGGGCCTATGGTGGGAGTTTCTCATCAGCAGAGAGTGAGTTAATTACGTGGGGCTTGAATTCAAGAAATGTATTTATCACAAACCCTCTGCTCTCCTTGTTCCTTCTTACAAATGATTTTGAGTTGGGCCAGCAGGCCACACTTTTGCAGGTACAGGATGGACATGAGTCGGGATAGAGACCTCCGCATCTGAATCCTCGTACTCTCTCATGTCCCGCTGCGATGATCATGCAAGCTCTGGAGATGCCCAAAAGAAGCTGATCCACATTAGCCAGATCAATCATGGGAGTGCAGAACATGTTGAGTCTCTAATTCGTGGACTTAATTTGCTCGAGTTTGAGAATTGGCATCCGTGATCGAATTCAGGTTAGCTGCTTAGTTAATCTTAcagttaattttaaaatacagattaaatattaaattaagcTTGGTGATTTCACCTTACTGCAGGGGTTGTTTCTTCGGAAGTTTCTCTGGTATTATGTCACATGCCAACCATATTTGTGAAAATTCCCATCCGCCGCTGCTCTAAGTTTGTAAGCGTCTTTCTCTCCTTcgatttattcatttttctgttttgttttaatatattaagttAGTTTCTGTAGTTAGATATACCCTCTTTCACTCTCTACTAGTAATACAGAcaatcaaaagaaacaagttCGCCAAAGTGCATtcaattcatataatttaaaacaagACTGTGATTCAGGAAATACTGTTTTAGCTTCTTGCAAAAGCTGTTCACCAGACAGGCTAAACTTCAATGAGCATTATCCATGATATCTTCGAGTAGACGACCTAAGAAGTTATAGGACGAGCCTCCTTCTACTAGGGCCGCTC
This window contains:
- the LOC125207085 gene encoding anthocyanidin 3-O-glucosyltransferase 2-like; translation: MSADAKTTLVFIPFPVMSHLVSAVDTAKLLADRNDRLSITILLMKLPMDTKISSYTNNSPHPRINFLHLQENNSITSGLIGAKNHTLLFLESQKGLARDAVVEMMESQKGRLAGFVLDMFCTPMIDVANELCAPAYIFFPSGSAPLGLMLHLQSLRDDHGKNLKEYEDSDVEISIPTYVNPVPAKVWPARVFDKETGFLDFIRRYRESRGIIVNTFLEFEHHAISSLSADPRIPPVYPLGPMIQGGGEETDENKRKREEIIAWLDEQPHSSVVFLCFGTNGSFEGDQVKEIATALEQSGVRFLWSLRKPPPEGTIEFPGEYEDPEQVLPEGFLRTTNGIGKVIGWAPQMAVLSHPAVGVFVSHCGWNSILESVWCGVPVAAWPLFAEQQANAFQLVKEYEMAVEIKIDYRKDSGVIVSAGTIESAIRQLMDPENKIRLKVKELHDKSRVALVEGGSSYNFLGRLLDNVMDNTH
- the LOC125204099 gene encoding anthocyanidin 3-O-glucosyltransferase 2-like, yielding MTADAKATLVFIPFPIMSHLVSAVDTAKLLADRDDRLSITILLMKLPVDTKISSYTNNSPHPRINFLHLQENKSVTSGLIGAKNRTLLFVESQKGLARDAVAEMMESQKGRLAGFVLDMFCTPMIDVANELGAPAYIFFPSGSAFLGLVLHLQSLSDDHGKNLKEYEDSDVEICIPTYVNPVPAKVWPAKVFDKETGFLDFVRRYRESRGIIVNTFLELEHHAISSLSADARIPPVYPLGPMIQGGGEETDENKRRREEITAWLDKQPHSSVVFLCFGTNGSFEGDQVKEIATALEQSGVRFLWSLRKPPPEGTIEFPGEYEDPEQVLPEGFLRNTNGIGKVIGWAPQLAVLSHPAVGGFVSHCGWNSTLESVWCGVPVAAWPLYAEQQTNAFLLVKEFEMAVEIKIDYRKESNVIVGAGTIESAIRQLMDPENKIRLKVKELHNKSRLALEEGGSSYNFLGHLIENVMDNTH